A stretch of Metabacillus sp. FJAT-52054 DNA encodes these proteins:
- a CDS encoding M14 family zinc carboxypeptidase, giving the protein MGKKSLSILMAIMVFFTFGFAPVQAITTSESVLAVTMKASQSLISMTEEREIEVTADLGYSADLSKLQWTFGGKPLDQWKQWDPAAKKYSGSPYITFSEPPAYIDGTTKIKAKLKFSLLYGTEDVSPRSLRTLYPALIGTYELAVTDPVKGQAAKVPLKLNVYDEYLKWDEIKPAIDKISKEAINGRYVSYQTLGSSFEGRPMHFMVLAKDKASVDQYLNQIAQQKLENPAELKKKIANGQLKNYKVPIWINNIHPDESPGVDAIVELYRIFATEKNKSFKTSDNQGREKETNINIDKALDNVIFLFNFTQNPDGRVYNTRQNANGFDLNRDNTYQTQIETQNLAKGLSKWLPVSLLDFHGFYDEFVIEPCTPPHNQNYEYDLLMDGMVEQAEQMGKAGIANTKYDSYLIPLKDWPNKFDDATPSYTSTYSMFHGAMGHTVEIPDLNAESYKALVNAGLGAAKYVSENKQELFRNQLDIYERGVLGRDDRATDKWFVNPEGEEIGRDRKGNKSFFPDYYVIPVDEKLQKNVLEAHKMADYLIRNGIKVSQSSKAVKAGKQTYPKGSYVIDMKQAKRGFVNAVLYDGEDLSDWEEMYAEVVNSFHDLRGFTRMEVRSANAFAKGLQPVKKVTAPKTEIKEKADSYVVKNSSNEAVKAVNKLLRMKAPVQQLTAAGKGYAAGDYVISRKELGLVKDSYYLDLKPYNKKGKTKALKQPKVFSSGSAASKYVLKELGFEFAQSESEADVIVDDSGLAAKALIQAGKPYIGIGSSSLNFAEKENLLPGFDYSTTTGSRASHEGLLWTDVSAGQMMTSGYAKKEKLYIATGSYIKAVPKDAAILAKVANHKDFFISGWWPKHEALQGQTIAFTKGNITLFANDITNKAHPQYSYRLLANSIYAAMK; this is encoded by the coding sequence ATGGGTAAAAAGAGCTTGTCTATTTTAATGGCAATAATGGTATTTTTCACATTCGGTTTCGCCCCCGTACAGGCTATAACAACAAGTGAGTCTGTATTGGCTGTGACGATGAAAGCAAGCCAGTCGCTGATCTCCATGACGGAGGAAAGAGAGATTGAAGTAACAGCCGATCTGGGTTATTCAGCAGACTTAAGTAAGCTCCAATGGACCTTTGGCGGAAAGCCGCTCGATCAGTGGAAGCAATGGGACCCTGCTGCAAAGAAATACTCCGGTTCACCTTACATTACGTTCTCAGAGCCGCCTGCCTACATAGATGGAACAACGAAGATTAAAGCGAAACTGAAGTTCAGCCTCCTCTATGGAACAGAGGATGTCTCCCCAAGAAGTCTTCGTACGCTTTACCCTGCCTTAATCGGAACCTATGAATTAGCCGTAACAGATCCTGTAAAGGGTCAAGCTGCAAAGGTTCCTCTTAAATTGAACGTCTATGATGAATATTTAAAATGGGACGAAATCAAGCCTGCCATCGATAAAATCAGCAAGGAAGCCATCAACGGCCGCTATGTTTCTTATCAAACGCTTGGGTCTTCATTTGAAGGAAGACCGATGCACTTTATGGTGCTGGCAAAAGATAAAGCCTCCGTTGATCAATATTTAAATCAAATCGCCCAGCAAAAACTTGAAAATCCGGCAGAATTGAAGAAAAAAATTGCAAATGGCCAGCTTAAGAATTATAAGGTACCCATCTGGATCAACAACATCCATCCAGACGAGTCACCGGGAGTGGACGCCATTGTAGAGCTGTACCGCATTTTTGCCACAGAAAAGAACAAATCCTTTAAAACATCCGACAACCAGGGCCGTGAAAAGGAAACGAATATCAATATTGACAAAGCTTTAGACAATGTTATTTTCCTTTTCAACTTCACACAAAATCCGGATGGACGTGTGTACAATACCCGTCAAAATGCGAACGGATTTGATCTAAACCGTGACAATACGTACCAAACGCAAATCGAAACTCAAAATCTTGCAAAAGGGCTTTCAAAATGGCTTCCGGTATCCTTGCTTGATTTCCATGGATTTTATGATGAGTTTGTTATCGAACCATGTACCCCTCCCCATAATCAGAATTACGAGTATGATCTGCTCATGGACGGAATGGTCGAACAGGCAGAACAGATGGGAAAGGCGGGAATCGCCAACACAAAATATGATAGCTACTTGATTCCTTTAAAGGATTGGCCGAACAAATTCGATGATGCCACCCCTTCTTACACCTCCACCTACTCCATGTTCCATGGAGCAATGGGACATACGGTTGAGATTCCTGACCTTAATGCGGAATCCTACAAAGCTCTTGTGAATGCTGGTTTAGGTGCTGCCAAGTATGTATCGGAGAACAAACAGGAGCTATTTAGGAATCAGCTCGATATTTACGAGCGCGGCGTCTTGGGCAGGGACGACCGGGCTACAGACAAATGGTTCGTCAATCCGGAAGGAGAAGAAATCGGACGCGACCGTAAAGGGAACAAAAGTTTCTTCCCGGATTACTATGTCATTCCTGTAGATGAGAAGCTTCAAAAAAACGTCCTGGAAGCACATAAAATGGCCGACTATCTGATACGCAATGGCATCAAAGTCAGCCAATCATCCAAGGCAGTTAAGGCCGGAAAACAAACGTATCCAAAAGGATCTTACGTCATTGATATGAAACAGGCAAAACGCGGGTTCGTCAATGCCGTTCTTTACGATGGCGAGGATCTATCCGATTGGGAAGAAATGTACGCGGAAGTGGTGAACAGCTTCCATGACCTCCGCGGGTTCACCCGAATGGAAGTCCGCTCTGCAAATGCCTTTGCAAAAGGATTGCAGCCAGTGAAAAAAGTGACGGCTCCTAAGACGGAGATAAAGGAAAAAGCGGACAGCTACGTCGTTAAGAATTCCAGCAATGAAGCCGTAAAAGCTGTGAACAAGCTTCTCAGAATGAAGGCACCCGTTCAGCAGCTGACGGCTGCGGGCAAGGGCTATGCAGCAGGAGATTATGTGATATCCCGTAAGGAATTGGGATTGGTTAAAGACAGCTACTATTTGGATCTCAAGCCTTATAATAAAAAAGGAAAAACGAAAGCTCTCAAGCAGCCTAAAGTATTCAGCAGCGGATCGGCCGCTTCGAAATATGTACTAAAGGAACTGGGATTTGAATTTGCCCAAAGTGAAAGCGAAGCCGATGTTATCGTGGATGATTCCGGTCTTGCAGCCAAGGCGCTTATCCAGGCGGGCAAGCCCTATATCGGTATCGGAAGCAGTTCCCTGAACTTTGCTGAGAAAGAGAACCTGCTGCCGGGATTTGATTACTCCACCACAACCGGTTCCCGAGCATCCCATGAAGGCCTTTTGTGGACAGATGTTTCAGCCGGCCAAATGATGACAAGCGGATATGCAAAAAAGGAAAAATTATATATTGCCACAGGCTCCTACATTAAAGCTGTACCAAAGGATGCCGCAATTCTTGCAAAAGTTGCAAATCATAAAGACTTTTTCATCAGCGGATGGTGGCCGAAGCATGAGGCTTTGCAAGGGCAAACCATTGCCTTCACGAAAGGAAATATCACTTTATTTGCAAACGACATCACCAATAAAGCACACCCGCAGTACAGTTATCGATTGCTTGCAAATTCCATTTATGCGGCGATGAAATAA